Part of the Caballeronia sp. SL2Y3 genome is shown below.
TCGACGACGTGCCGCATCATCAGGTGCTCGTGAATCTGGGCGCGCCGGTGCCCGCGCAGTTCGCGCGCTTCGAGCGTCTGGTGGAAATCATCGGCGACGACGCCGACGAGCTCGCGGCAGGGCGCGAGCGCTTTCGCTTCTATCGCGATCGCGGCTACGCCATCGAAACGCACAAGCAAGGCGGTTGAGCGAACAGTGGGCAAGCCCCGCGCCGCGTTAGCATCGGCGCGTGGAGACCACTGAGAGACCATCCGACATCATGACCGACAACACGCACACGCCCGAATCTTTCGATTCGTCCATTCCCGTTCTCACCGATGTCGTCGTGCCCGGCAAGCCGGAATTCGCGCGCGCCGCGGGCGTCAACGACGCGGCGGCCGCCTACGAGGCGCAACGCGTCGGCGAGCGGCTGCAAGGCCGTGTCACGCAGTTTTTGAGCGGCGATGCCCGCGCGATCATCGAGGCGCGTTGCCAGGACGTGCTGCGCGAGCATTCGGCGAAGATGGTGCAGGAGATCACGCGCGAAGTGTCGCTGGCGCTCGAAAGCAAGATGCGCGAGTGGGTGGCCGTGGCGGTCGAGGAAGAGTTGCAGCGGCAGCGGGGCGGTTGAGTCTCGCGTTGCCGGGAATGACGAAAGGGGCGCATCGAGCGCCCCTTTTGCTTGCATCAACGAAGACTGTCGATCAGCGTCAGCCTGTCACCGCTCCGCGATTCGCCGGCAGCGCCAGCGCCGCGAATTTCGCCAGCACGCCGCGCGTGTACTTCGGCGCGGGCTTCTTCCAGGCGGCGCGGCGGCGCGCGATTTCCGCGTCGTCCACGTTCAGTTGAAGCAGCAGCTTGTGCGCGTCGATGGTGATGGAGTCGCCTTCCTGCACCAGCCCGATCGTGCCGCCCGCGTACGCTTCCGGCGCGACGTGGCCGACCACCATGCCCCACGTGCCGCCGGAGAAACGCCCGTCGGTGATGAGCCCGACCGATTCGCCCAGCCCCTTGCCGATGATCGCCGATGTCGGCGCAAGCATTTCCGGCATGCCCGGGCCGCCCTGCGGGCCGAGATAGCGCAGCACGACGACATCGCCTGCCTTGATCTTGTCGGCGAGAATCGCTTCCATTGCGGTCTGCTCGTCGTCGAACACGCGCGCCGGACCGGTGATGACCGGGTTCTTGAGCCCCGTGATCTTCGCGACCGCGCCGTCTTCCGCGAGATTGCCGCGCAAAATGGCGAGGTGGCCTTCCTTATAAAGCGCCTGCTCGATCGGGTAGATCACCTTCTGATCCGCGCGCGGCTTGCTCGGCACGTCCTTCAGTTCTTCGGCGAGCGTGCGGCCCGTGATCGTGATGCAGTCGCCGTGCATGAGACCCGCGTCGAGCAGGATCTTCATCACTTGCGGGATGCCGCCGGCCTTGTGCAGGTCCGTCGCGACATACTGGCCCGAGGGCTTCAGATCGCAGATAACCGGCACTTTCTTGCGCATGCGCTCGAAGTCGTCGATGCTCCATTCCACTTCCGCCGCGTGCGCAATGGCGAGGTAGTGCAGCACGGCGTTGGTCGAGCCGCCCGTCGCCATGATGAGCGCGACCGCGTTCTCGATCGACTTCTTCGTGATGATGTCGCGCGGCTTCAGGTCCTTCTTCACGGCTTCGACGAGCACGCGCGCCGATTCGGCGGCGGAGTCCACTTTCTCGTCGTCGGGGTTCGCCATCGTCGACGAATACAAGAGCGACATGCCGAGCGCCTCGAACGACGAGCTCATGGTGTTGGCCGTGTACATGCCGCCGCACGAGCCGGTGGACGGGCACGCGTTCTTCTCGACGCCCTTGAAGTCTTCTTCCGACATGCGGCCAGCCGTGAACTCGCCGACCGCCTCGAACGACGACACGATGGTCAGGTCCTTGCCCTTCCAGTTGCCCGGACGAATGGTGCCGCCGTACACGTAGATGCCCGGCACGTTCATGCGCGCCAAGCCGATCATGCCGCCCGGCATGTTCTTGTCGCAGCCGCCGATCACCACGACGCCGTCCATCCACTGGCCCTGCACGGCCGTCTCGATACAGTCCGCGATCACCTCTCGCGACACCAGCGAGTACTTCATGCCTTCCGTGCCCATCGACATGCCGTCGGAGATCGTCGGCGTGCCGAACACTTGCGGATTCGCGTTCGACTGCTTGATCGCCGCGATGGCGGCATCGGCGAGGCGCTGCAGGCCGGCGTTGCACGGCGTGATCGTCGAGTGGCCGTTGGCGACGCCGATCATCGGATTGTCGAAATCCTCTTCCTTGTAGCCAAGGGCGTAGTACATCGAACGATTGGGCGAACGCGCGACGCCCTGCGTTACGTTTTTCGAGCGGCGATTGAAGGCCATGTTGGGGCTCCTTGAAGATTCTTTTGTCTAGTGGCGCAAGAATGCAGCGTCGGCTTGTATCTGTCCAATATATTATTCAGGGTCTATTAGGTCGGAGAAGATATTGATGGACGAGCGA
Proteins encoded:
- the ilvD gene encoding dihydroxy-acid dehydratase, translating into MAFNRRSKNVTQGVARSPNRSMYYALGYKEEDFDNPMIGVANGHSTITPCNAGLQRLADAAIAAIKQSNANPQVFGTPTISDGMSMGTEGMKYSLVSREVIADCIETAVQGQWMDGVVVIGGCDKNMPGGMIGLARMNVPGIYVYGGTIRPGNWKGKDLTIVSSFEAVGEFTAGRMSEEDFKGVEKNACPSTGSCGGMYTANTMSSSFEALGMSLLYSSTMANPDDEKVDSAAESARVLVEAVKKDLKPRDIITKKSIENAVALIMATGGSTNAVLHYLAIAHAAEVEWSIDDFERMRKKVPVICDLKPSGQYVATDLHKAGGIPQVMKILLDAGLMHGDCITITGRTLAEELKDVPSKPRADQKVIYPIEQALYKEGHLAILRGNLAEDGAVAKITGLKNPVITGPARVFDDEQTAMEAILADKIKAGDVVVLRYLGPQGGPGMPEMLAPTSAIIGKGLGESVGLITDGRFSGGTWGMVVGHVAPEAYAGGTIGLVQEGDSITIDAHKLLLQLNVDDAEIARRRAAWKKPAPKYTRGVLAKFAALALPANRGAVTG
- a CDS encoding DUF2486 family protein codes for the protein MTDNTHTPESFDSSIPVLTDVVVPGKPEFARAAGVNDAAAAYEAQRVGERLQGRVTQFLSGDARAIIEARCQDVLREHSAKMVQEITREVSLALESKMREWVAVAVEEELQRQRGG